A window from Lachnoanaerobaculum umeaense encodes these proteins:
- a CDS encoding GH25 family lysozyme translates to MYLNKFAKTVMSLSLAISLLSPMTAFAANEWTMQSPGVYQMLDGSSLSGVVARGIDLSHYQGDVNWDKVAADDVQFIIHGTRYKGKIDPVIRRNLTEANKRGIKLGIYIYSYAMNVEQADAEADFVLDIIKDYPISYPVAFDVEDMNTQGKLSKDELTAIIKTFCNKVEAAGYYPILYANDYWIANKLDMNALKKYDIWVARYNVKHSYPNPVMWQATSTGRVNGINGNVDIDFQYKSFSDKIPANTWRTIAGKTYYYKDYNMVKDAWIHDGNNSYYMDSNGTAKTGWFTDNNASYYLDPSKKGAAKKGWYKESDAWYYLDNNDGKMLTGWFTDSSKKYYADKDGKMQTGWLIEGKDNYFLYPSGIMATGWVKDNNVWYFMDNAGKMQTGWVDSGSQRYYMDNTGKMQTGWTDIGNARYFLSQSGAMAKGWLSDSGNWYYMDNNGKMLTGWVNDRGLLYYMDNTGKMQTGWINDGNSKYFMTDSGAMQTGWLKNDNAWYYINKSGSISTGWINDGGTWYYMDNSGKMQTGWLDQNNQRYFLSPSGAMKTGWVNADNSWYYFNTSGSMAKGMVNVDNISYYLDDSGKMLANTTVNVNGTDYNIDSSGAMTPVVAENTSTTVEPTSATVSTRASVGPVAN, encoded by the coding sequence TTGCAGCAAATGAGTGGACTATGCAAAGCCCGGGTGTATATCAGATGCTTGACGGCTCATCACTTTCCGGAGTAGTTGCAAGAGGTATTGACCTGTCGCATTATCAGGGTGATGTAAACTGGGATAAAGTTGCTGCTGATGATGTGCAATTTATCATACATGGAACCAGATACAAAGGTAAAATAGATCCTGTTATAAGAAGAAATCTGACCGAAGCAAATAAAAGGGGTATAAAGCTTGGAATATATATATACTCCTATGCAATGAATGTCGAACAAGCTGATGCCGAGGCTGATTTTGTTTTAGATATAATAAAAGATTATCCGATTTCATATCCTGTAGCATTTGATGTTGAGGATATGAATACTCAAGGTAAGCTCTCAAAAGACGAACTTACTGCTATTATAAAGACTTTCTGCAATAAGGTTGAAGCTGCAGGATATTATCCGATACTTTATGCTAATGATTATTGGATTGCAAACAAGCTTGATATGAACGCACTTAAAAAATATGATATTTGGGTTGCCAGATATAATGTAAAGCATTCATATCCAAATCCTGTTATGTGGCAGGCTACCAGTACAGGAAGGGTAAATGGTATAAATGGCAATGTAGATATCGACTTCCAATACAAATCTTTTTCAGATAAAATTCCGGCTAATACATGGAGAACTATTGCCGGAAAGACATATTATTACAAAGACTACAATATGGTAAAAGATGCATGGATTCACGATGGTAACAATTCATACTACATGGATTCAAACGGTACTGCCAAGACTGGCTGGTTTACTGATAATAATGCCAGCTATTATCTGGATCCTTCAAAAAAAGGTGCTGCAAAAAAAGGCTGGTACAAAGAAAGTGATGCTTGGTACTATTTGGATAATAACGACGGAAAAATGCTTACAGGCTGGTTTACTGACAGCAGTAAAAAATACTACGCTGACAAAGACGGTAAAATGCAAACCGGTTGGCTTATAGAAGGAAAAGATAATTACTTCCTATATCCTTCAGGTATTATGGCTACCGGTTGGGTAAAGGATAACAATGTCTGGTATTTTATGGATAATGCCGGTAAAATGCAGACCGGATGGGTAGACTCCGGTAGTCAAAGATATTATATGGACAATACCGGTAAGATGCAGACCGGATGGACTGATATCGGCAATGCAAGATATTTCCTTTCACAATCAGGTGCCATGGCAAAGGGATGGCTCAGTGATAGTGGCAACTGGTATTATATGGACAATAACGGTAAGATGTTGACCGGTTGGGTAAATGACCGTGGTCTATTGTACTATATGGACAATACCGGTAAAATGCAAACCGGTTGGATCAATGATGGAAACAGCAAATATTTTATGACCGACTCAGGTGCTATGCAAACTGGTTGGTTAAAGAATGATAATGCATGGTATTATATCAATAAGTCCGGTTCTATATCTACCGGTTGGATCAATGATGGTGGTACTTGGTACTATATGGATAATTCCGGTAAAATGCAAACCGGATGGCTTGATCAAAACAATCAAAGATATTTCCTATCTCCGAGTGGTGCTATGAAAACCGGTTGGGTAAATGCCGACAACTCTTGGTACTATTTCAACACTTCCGGTTCTATGGCAAAAGGAATGGTAAATGTCGACAATATCTCCTACTATCTTGATGACAGCGGAAAAATGTTGGCAAATACAACAGTAAACGTAAATGGCACAGACTACAATATAGATTCCTCAGGTGCTATGACGCCTGTTGTTGCAGAAAACACTTCAACAACTGTGGAACCTACCTCAGCTACAGTCTCTACAAGAGCAAGTGTAGGTCCGGTTGCAAATTAA